Genomic DNA from Hordeum vulgare subsp. vulgare chromosome 2H, MorexV3_pseudomolecules_assembly, whole genome shotgun sequence:
GATATCATGTTTATTTCCTAGTTATTTCTTGGTTTCATACCATTCTCAATCCGCTCACTGGCAAACAAAGTCGCACCCTGTATATCTGAATGGACGGAGTAACACAGAGTTGACAGTAATCATTTTTTCTGGGGTATGCTTTGTGTTTTTTCAGGAAAGATATGAAAAGGAGCTGAAGGACACCAGGGCCCGGGAGCTCATGTATGCTGAAGAGGCAGCAATTCTGGATAAGGTGAGGCAGGCATGCCTTTTCTGATTTTCTTATGTACGCTCAAGTCATATGCATGCTTCTATGTTTCTTCAGTGATGAGCCAATTTGCTAGATGTAAATTTCATGAAAACAACAATATCTGGATAATCTTTTTCATTGATATGTTGAGATGGCATTAATGTGATCAATCTAGGAATTTCTGTGTATACGGACTGTTAAAATTTTGAATGTTCTACCCAACAAATATCACGTTGATGTAGTAGTAATTTAACGATATTTCTCAAATGTTAGTGAAATATGGATTAGATAAAATCAAAACATCAGAATTATGTCTGCACAATGTGCATGCTTTTCTTCATCTCAGTTTATTTTAATGTGTATACTTGTACATAGTATCTTTTATCTGTGTTTTAGTTCCAGATGATTGCTTTAATTTGTGGCATTTTGAATTTCATGATGTTACTTCAGGAGCTgaagaaagagaaaataaaggCTGCTGCTGCAgttaaagaacttcaagaaaaaaCTGAACAAAAGTTGGTGGATGAGCTGCAGCGGAAGGTCTGTCATATGTGCTCCGGTGTGCCATAATTTTTCTATCCTCCTTACGTCAATTCTTTATGTAACTCTACTATTGCTGACATAATAGGATGAGGAAGCAAGTCAACAAGTTGAGAAGGTACAAGAGTTGGCAAAAGCCGAACTGGCCGCAGCTCTTGCAAAGGAGAAAGCATCCCAGATCGAACAGATTGCTGAAGCAGATATCAATGTACGAACCTGTACCATCTTTTCTTTTAGGATAGGCAATGTTCTAAACAGCCTTTTGAGGTTGGCATACTGCAACCCCAGTATCTTATACCATAACTTTAGGAGATGTGCTTGATAGTAGCGCCTGTCTGTCGAATGCGGTTTCACAGCCATGATTTGCAGAATTGAGTGGGTTACCTTGAAAGCTTTAGTGGTCTCACAAAAATGGTAATATCTATATACTGTTGGAGCCTCCCCTACAACTTCCATTATTACCTTATAAGATCATGTAGACCTATCAATTGGGTAAGGGTACTCCAGAAAACTCTCAAAGAAGTCATGGTAGAACATGCTCACTTGCAATGAACTAAGGAGCAAACGAATTGGCTGACTAGTGAAATTGGATGGATTTTATTGCAATCAAAGGCAGAATATTCTCTTAGAAGGGACTGCTTTCCTTCTTTttaaaataatactccctccgttcacaaatGTGAGATGTTCTAACTTTTTTGTGAATCGGATTCGGATGCATATAGACACGTCTTAGTGtgttttttctctcattttagttcatttgtagtctatattgaaatatccaaaacatcaaaacatcttatatttgtgaacggagAGAGTAGGTGATATCTCTTTCTATCTTCCTGGTATACATCTTTCATTGTTGGACAAACAATTTGTTTTTGTGTGTACAGTTTCATCTTACTTGCACTTGTTTATTACCTTTTTGGGCTTATTTGCAGATAGATGCTTTGTGCATGGCATTCTATGCGCGATCTGAAGAAGCTCGGCAGAGCCATTCTGTTCATAAGCTTGCTCTAGTAAGTATTTCACTTCGATCCCATCATATACTCGCTTTAGTTAAAAAATAAATGTACTCGCTTTTAACTACTGGAAGCTTAGTTGTTGTGGTCTAGTCCTCTGCTTTCAGATTTCTAATTCTTAGTTCTCTGCAGGGCACTCTTGCTTTTGAAGAAGCTCTATCCAGCGGCTCACCTATCCGGACAGAGGTTGATCAATTGCGTAAATCTCTTGAAGGCATTGACAAAGATTCACTGTTAGATTTGGCTCTTTCATCGCTGCCAGAAGATGTTCTCGATCATGGATCAGATACCCGGATGGAGTTAAAGCAGAAGGTAGGATTTTGTGCTGCAATAAATGTTTGCATCTGCTTGCACCTTATTATTTCTTGTGTGATGTACTGCTGTTTAATATCAACTCACAGTGTAAAAACTCAGGTAATACTAATGCATTCCTGATTGATGTATCATTTTGAATATTAGATATCGCTATTTGCTTGCAGATGTTAATTACTCGTTTTATTTCTAAATACATACACACCGTTTTCAAATAGGGGTACACCCTGCAAGCTGCAACACACACCTTTCACATCCATACCTTTGACCATTATTTTTctagttatatatgtaaaataacTATAATTATCTGCAAGTACTTTGATGCCCAAAACAATATGTCATTCCCATGCCAGAACATGAATACTCGGTAAAAGCTGTATCATTTCCATGTACTGTATTTAATCTTActtacctactccctccgttcctaaatataagtcttttaagaggttccACTagggggactacatacggatgtatatagacacactttaaagtatatattcactcattttgttccgtatgtagtcctctagtgaaatctctaaaaagactatatttaggaacggagggagtatatttgttATCATGCAAATGATGTGTACTCAGTTTGGCTATCCTTACCATCGTTTCTTTTTGCAGTTTAATTCCTTGAAGGAAACAATCAGACATTTCAGTCTTATACCACCAGGTGGCGGTGGTATGCTGACACATGCTGTTGCTCGTGCTGCTTCTAAAATCAAGGTGTGTTGATACAAGCAACTTTCTACTGGTCAATAAGAATTCTGTATTGTGGAACCTGAAAATTTTGTATCTGAATCTTCTGATAAAGCGCTATCTAATGCTACTATTTATTCAAAGCATTATCTAATTTCAAGCCCAGACATTGTATCGCCTCCACATTTTTCACATGTAATAGTTGTCctagttgcccccccccccctgggttCTCTGGCATGGTTACAATCAGTGATCATCTTATTAGTGAATTCGGTTGTCCTTAATTAAAAAATACATGCACTGATGAGATACTGTTGAAATTACATATTATGGCTCTAAATCTGTTGCAACTGGTTTTCAGGTCAAAGAGGACCAATCTGGAGATGGTGTTGAGGCTCTCATAAGCAGAGTGGAAGACTTGATTGTAGGAGGAGACTTGAGCGCAGCAGCCGACGCCCTGACAGGAGGGTTGCTGGGGACCGCAGCGGAGGAAGCAGCTACCGAGTGGGTGAAGCAGGCAAGGAAACGCGCGATTGCAGAGCAGACACTTACCCTGCTCCACTCGTATGCTTCTTCGATTACATTCTCGTGATCCCGATCATCGATtgatctttttcttcttcttctatttggcGAGATTTACATGCCGGCGTTGCAGATTTACGATACTCACATGTTTCGCTATACCATGTCACAAATGCATGGTCCTTGTAAACAAAGATAATAAATTTTGCCGTGTAGCTACTTGGTACCGCGTGATACTCTAGCCGCCAGACAAGTTTGGGTAGATATGTAAACCCTTTTTCTTTTTGCTGAAGATGTGACATTCTCGCAGCAACAATGCAACCATGATATCTTGTGGAGTGCTCGTGGTCTATCTGCTGTTACAGTGTTAAGGCTgcaggaatttcctcactgcaagtGGTTTACTGAAGGGTTTGAGTTCAGTACCTCGTTTAAGATACTGCCTTGGGGGTGTGTATGATGCTATTGTTGGAATGGAATGGATTGGTTAGAAGCCCACAGTCCTATGCAGGTTGATTGAGGCAAAGACGATGCAGTTCTGGCTGGGAAAACAGCAAGATTCTCGCCTGGGATTTCAATTTTATCGACCGGAGAGCAGATGAATGCTCCAGGAGGCGCGCCCAGGATTCTAGTCTAGATGGTTAGATTGAAGCGGATTAAGGATTAAACGAAGGTTTTTATCATTATCCATTCTTTTTGAGGATTAAGCGAGTTTTTTTATTAACGAGTACTCAACATTGCCAAGTTTATTAACCAGTCAGAATGTTTACAGGGATTGAAAATGATAATACAGCCCTACTTTTCTTTTGAAAGCGACACCCAAATGGCATCCTATAGCTGATACTTGTTAAAAAAGATAGTAGCCATTACAATGAAATGAAAACGGGACTTAGACTGGCTGATACCAAGTAATATTACATTATAAAACATATAATTCATACTAACTGTTGCTGATTTAGTGCAATTGGATCGGATGAAGTAGCCCCCTTCTTGGAAATGCATTTCGGCTCCCGGGAGCATAAGGCCAAAAAAAAAGTATGAaatgaattttttttaatttgtgtACTTAGTCACATTCAAATGGTACCTGCAAATTTTGAAGAAAAAAGATTAAATATTTTGGCttgtgcaaaaaaaaaaacaaaacgaaTTGAACACGAAAAGTTACCCCAAAATGTCATcctaaatttgtttttttttgatgAAACACCGTTGCTCCTTATCGCACAAaatttttcatgcatgtttgcgaCACTAATACAACCATCtataaaaaaattcagaattttttaaaaatatttaataaTTTTTTTACATTACTGTTTATCTGGGAGCATATGCTCCCGGGAGCCAAAACACCACTCCCCCTTCCCCTTCTCTTATTCTTCCTTTGATTGT
This window encodes:
- the LOC123428225 gene encoding uncharacterized protein LOC123428225 isoform X2, which translates into the protein MLRRCVRDLYPLRSLRRIPRPISGEAQSPTFLQSRRNSTKAPQQGSAQKSVPGPKEEPSQSGSKFPKFVLGTLVVGAAGMAAYQAGYIDLPFMDEKLPSTIREQNFTKMYENMKSPFEQKVDQKQTMLDPSNGIVQDKPKDLPAEGIPTAGEQPTPAEEKETETVTQGTLPVQDERGADTKLPSQDTLSFDIKPTVVNDGAAGEVPPGQADKISSTVSPVESSPTTAEVQKSAKETRSDGVVGVKAYDDGKLMLDIIDAIHAAEKKQADTDAYMYSEEKRKLKERYEKELKDTRARELMYAEEAAILDKELKKEKIKAAAAVKELQEKTEQKLVDELQRKDEEASQQVEKVQELAKAELAAALAKEKASQIEQIAEADINIDALCMAFYARSEEARQSHSVHKLALGTLAFEEALSSGSPIRTEVDQLRKSLEGIDKDSLLDLALSSLPEDVLDHGSDTRMELKQKFNSLKETIRHFSLIPPGGGGMLTHAVARAASKIKVKEDQSGDGVEALISRVEDLIVGGDLSAAADALTGGLLGTAAEEAATEWVKQARKRAIAEQTLTLLHSYASSITFS